The following are encoded together in the Drosophila biarmipes strain raj3 chromosome 3L, RU_DBia_V1.1, whole genome shotgun sequence genome:
- the LOC108028114 gene encoding uncharacterized protein LOC108028114, which produces MNLLMDSLPPHANPGQRRSTPPQHAELRISTSPQQSPQQNQTTNHNNNNETATSPAGGKTTLKRAFDVAFLMMPDERIKQKQAEKQARLQEALHHHHQQQQQQQQQQQMSHYPTDLSPRAASSQPPSPAALEYISLLEARQRYPQISIRSPRVYDDPSVIIPLVDSPEAPATSSPPPPIRSAFTKVASSSLSTASSSPSTTSRLESPVDVGAPPLSPDQLSCHSMSPPLVTPPPRTNSGGQNPNPLPANPIVYHNFRPEYQFNGAFQAVNPMQALQAQQRLKQQLLYTRPPGPPGNPNGGGGPMPGSSPPGPPSEFLHGYPGFAPPPHPFAVSQPLQNPAAAAILSTLIPPTLASTFTLTAQNVCAKCNISFRMTSDLVYHMRSHHKSEVACDANRRKREEKLRCPVCQETFRERHHLTRHMTAHQDKASDHQPQLEDSSSSAGGVNEIINVVGGTPPGRRIGGMPK; this is translated from the coding sequence ATGAATCTGCTCATGGATAGCCTGCCGCCGCATGCGAATCCTGGCCAGCGTCGCTCCACGCCGCCCCAGCACGCCGAGCTCAGGATCTCCACATCGCCGCAACAGTCACCGCAGCAAAATCAAACAACAAATcacaacaataataatgagACCGCCACATCGCCAGCCGGTGGAAAGACCACTCTGAAACGCGCCTTCGATGTGGCTTTCCTGATGATGCCCGATGAGCGTATCAAGCAGAAGCAGGCCGAGAAGCAGGCCCGTCTCCAGGAGGCACTGCACCATCatcaccaacagcagcagcagcaacagcagcagcagcagatgagCCACTATCCCACGGACTTGTCTCCTCGAGCAGCATCCTCACAGCCACCTTCGCCGGCGGCTTTGGAGTACATCAGTCTCCTAGAAGCACGCCAGAGATATCCGCAGATCAGCATCCGTTCCCCGAGGGTTTACGATGATCCCAGTGTGATCATACCCCTGGTGGATTCCCCAGAGGCTCCCGCAACTTCCTCGCCACCACCGCCCATACGCAGCGCTTTCACCAAGGTGGCCTCCTCGTCGCTGTCCACTGCATCCTCCTCACCCTCAACAACCTCCCGCTTGGAGTCACCCGTGGATGTGGGAGCTCCTCCGCTGAGTCCCGACCAGCTGAGCTGCCACTCGATGAGTCCGCCTTTGGTAACGCCACCGCCCAGGACCAACAGTGGTGGCCAAAACCCGAACCCCCTGCCGGCCAATCCCATTGTGTACCACAACTTCAGGCCGGAGTATCAGTTCAATGGAGCCTTCCAGGCGGTCAATCCCATGCAGGCTTTGCAGGCTCAGCAGCGGCTCAAGCAGCAATTGCTGTACACGCGGCCTCCAGGACCTCCAGGAAATCCCAATGGAGGTGGAGGACCCATGCCGGGAAGTTCTCCACCAGGTCCACCGTCGGAGTTTCTGCATGGCTATCCGGGATTTGCTCCGCCACCACATCCATTCGCCGTATCCCAACCTCTGCAGAATCCCGCTGCTGCAGCCATACTCTCCACGCTGATTCCACCCACTTTGGCCTCCACTTTCACCCTGACCGCCCAGAATGTGTGCGCCAAGTGCAATATAAGCTTCCGGATGACCAGCGATCTGGTGTATCACATGCGATCCCACCACAAGAGCGAGGTGGCCTGCGATGCCAATCGCCGCAAGAGGGAGGAGAAGCTGCGATGTCCCGTCTGCCAGGAGACCTTCAGGGAGCGACACCACTTGACGCGTCACATGACCGCCCACCAGGACAAGGCCAGTGACCACCAGCCGCAGCTGGAGGActcgtcctcctccgccggcggAGTCAACGAGATCATCAACGTGGTCGGTGGCACACCCCCAGGTCGCCGAATAGGCGGCATGCCCAAATGA